The Etheostoma spectabile isolate EspeVRDwgs_2016 chromosome 1, UIUC_Espe_1.0, whole genome shotgun sequence genome has a segment encoding these proteins:
- the LOC116688891 gene encoding growth arrest-specific protein 1: MKCWCSALALLPWVLVALDAQLICWQALLRCHEEPECDLAYSQYLAACEGNIRGTRRQCPSHCINALIRLNHTRSGPDLETCDCAQDRECLSAKRAIEPCLPRRHPSDAGGIGCMEARQRCEEDSNCHTSLTAYLSYCGQLFNGRKCSSKCKATIQQMLFIPNGMLLNRCVCDGVERPFCEVVKENMSKLCAIGDHIVISDQPDVDDIYEDEDYDSKNDREEVYSDNSSASQRLPSSITLLFLLLARILY; this comes from the coding sequence ATGAAATGTTGGTGCAGCGCCCTGGCACTTCTCCCATGGGTGCTGGTGGCCTTAGATGCCCAGCTAATCTGCTGGCAGGCGCTCCTTCGCTGCCACGAGGAGCCCGAGTGCGACCTTGCATACAGTCAATACCTAGCAGCTTGTGAAGGTAACATCAGAGGGACGAGGAGGCAGTGTCCGAGCCACTGCATCAACGCGCTGATACGGCTCAATCACACCCGCAGCGGGCCAGACCTGGAGACCTGCGATTGCGCCCAAGACCGGGAGTGCCTTAGCGCCAAGCGCGCCATAGAGCCGTGCCTCCCCCGCAGACACCCTAGCGATGCCGGGGGGATAGGGTGCATGGAAGCCCGGCAGCGCTGCGAGGAAGACAGCAACTGCCACACCTCCCTCACGGCCTACTTGTCATACTGCGGGCAGCTGTTCAATGGCAGGAAGTGCTCCTCCAAGTGTAAAGCCACCATTCAGCAGATGCTGTTCATCCCAAATGGCATGCTGCTGAACCGCTGTGTTTGCGATGGGGTAGAGAGGCCTTTCTGTGAAGTGGTTAAGGAGAACATGAGCAAACTTTGCGCCATAGGAGACCACATTGTTATTTCAGACCAGCCTGATGTGGATGACATCTATGAGGATGAAGACTACGACTCTAAAAACGACAGAGAGGAGGTGTATTCTGATAATTCCTCTGCTTCCCAGAGGTTGCCCAGCAGCATAACGCTCCTGTTTCTTCTTCTAGCACGGATATTGTACTGA
- the cplx3b gene encoding complexin-3b — protein sequence MAFMVKHMVGGQLKNLTGGLTEEKPEAEKSDAAAQGMTQEEFEQYQQQLEEEKQEREANFAQKKAERATIRSHFRDKYRLPKNELDETQIQQAGDDVVLPTELAKMIAEDNQEETHKQSVLGQLSNIQNVDIDQLKDKAQATLDDLKKQTENCSLM from the exons ATGGCTTTCATGGTAAAACACATGGTaggaggacagctgaagaaccTGACAGGCGGACTGACGGAGGAGAAACCCGAAGCAGAGAAATCAGATGCCGCAGCGCAGGGGATGACTCAAGAGGAATTTGAACAATATCAGCAACAGTTAGAGGAGGAAAA ACAAGAACGAGAAGCCAATTTCGCCCAGAAGAAAGCTGAGAGAGCCACTATTAGAAGTCATTTCCGGGACAAGTACAGACTACCAAAG AACGAATTAGATGAGACCCAGATTCAGCAGGCGGGGGACGATGTGGTGTTGCCCACAGAGCTGGCCAAGATGATCGCTGAAGACAACCAGGAGGAAACGCACAAGCAGTCGGTGTTGGGCCAGCTGTCCAACATCCAGAACGTGGACATCGACCAGCTGAAAGACAAAGCCCAGGCCACACTGGACGACCTCAAAAAGCAGACAGAGAATTGCAGTCTCATGTGA